AGCGGTGGTAGTGACGCTGCCCTGGTATCGAAATGGATCCTTCCACCCGGGCGCCCACCGTCATGGTGTTGGTGAGGTCGGTGATGGAGTGAATCAGGAAGGAGAACAAACCGTTTGTGGAGGTGTCGCTGTAGCGTCCCTCCACCGACATGAGATAGCTGCCGGTCTGCGGCAGCGGAGGGAGTTCGATATCGGTGGTAACCTGCGTGTTGTCCATCACGAGGTCGCCCAGTGGCGAGTAGATCTTCATGTAGGGGGCGGAGCTGAAGCCGCTGGTCGGTCGTCCGTCCACGTAGAGCCGTTGACCGGTGGTCGCATTGAATCGGTAAAGGCGAAGCGAGTTGCCGGGTTCGAGATTTCCGTTGACCAGGGCTCCGGTTGTGAAGGGCTGTGCTGATGAGGAGTCCACCAGCCGGAAGGCGAACTCTCCGACGGTCGCTGCCGCGGGATCCACGACCAGCACATGGTTGCCGGCCAGGAGATTCAGGATCGATCTTCCGTCGACGCTGTCCGAGCTCCAGAACGCCCGGGAGCTGACGATTTCACCCTGAGGACCGAACAGGCTCCAAGTGAGGTCATTGTTGGCCAGACTGTCGAAGAACACGGTGGCGGGAGTGGACAGATTGAGCTGGTAGTAACGGCGATGCCCGGGAGTCGTAAGGGACCCGGCCACCCGTTCGCCCAGAACGATGGTATTGGTCGTGTCACCCCTGGAGTGGAGAAGGAAGCTGAAGCTCCCGCTCGCCGCGGTCTCGTTGGGCCGGCCTTCGATCGAGATCAGGTACGTGCCGGTTTCAGGAGCGATCAGATTGTCGGTGTCGGAGGAGATGCTGTCGGAGAGAACCAGCTTGCCGCGAGGGGACAAGATTCGTAGGGAGGGAATAGCGGAGAATCCGACAGCCGGCCGTCCATCCATGAACATGGCGTCACCCGCCTGTGCTTCGAATCGGCGCAGGACCGTTGCTCCGGCTGGTTCGAGTGTTCCGCTCACCAGGGTGTCGCGAGAAATGGTCGTCGCCGTGGCGGCATCCAGCACACGGAACGAGTAAGCTCCCGCCAGCCCGGTGATCGTGAGGCCGTATTCACCCGCTGGGCACATCACGGAAGAGTCCGAAATGAACGCGCTATCGGACGACCAGAAGGCGCGATTGTTGACCACGAGCCCGGAAGGGCCTGCCAAGCTCCAGGAGACGGAACTGTAAGTCAGCGCGTCGAAGTAGAGACGGGTTGGGGCGCTCAGCGCAAAACGGTAAAGATTGGTGCTGGTGGCGGTGGGCAGGCTCCCGCTCACGGTCGTCCCGAGGGCGAGGAGGGAGCCGGTGAATGGCGTGGGGGGAACGTTTCCAGCGGAAACCACTCGGAACTGGTAGGCTCCGGCGGCCTGGTCGAGATGGTGTCCTTCCACCAGCAGGGTGTAGGCCCCGCCCACCAAGAAGCGATTTGTTTCCGAGTCGGACAGGTGATTTCCGAAAACCTTGGTTCCGTCGGGATCCAGCAAACGCCAGTAGAGATTGGGAAGGTTGGCTTTGCTAATCCAGTCAAAGAAGTACCGATCCCCGGGGGTGACCTCGAGGCGATACACGTCGGTCCGGTTACCTGGGCTGAGGTTGCCGCCCACGGTGACTCCGGGGCTGATTGGAGATCCGCTGGTAAGGTTCAGGAGGCGGAATGAGAACGCCCCAGTGTTATCGCCGGTAGCTGAGATAGTGAGGGTATATTCGCCTGGGGTGAGCGTGTGGACTGGATCCGCCGAGCCGGAACCATCGGAACTGATGAAGCTCCGCCGGCTCACCCATTGCTGTCCGGCTCCTTGAAGTGTCCAGAGCATGGACGAGTCATTGCTCAGGGAGTCGAAGTAGACTTGGGTGCTGGCGGGGACGGAGAAACGGTACTCCTGGGTCTGTCCGGGAGTGGTGATGTTCCCGGAAACCTCGCTGCCGAGGACGAGAGAACGAGCCCCATCGACAACATTCCAGATCGTGAAGCTGTAGTTTCCGCTGGCGGTATCCGCGGGGTGCCCCTCCACGAGGAGCGTGTAGACGCCCCCTTCGGTGAGCAGCAGGGGGCCTACATCGGCGATGCCCCCGCCGAAGATCCGCTCGCCGCGCGAATTGATGCATCGCCAGTAGGCATTAGGCATTCCGGTTTGAGCCACTAGATCAAAGTAAGCCTCGGTGCCTGCCGAAACGGCGAAGCTGAAGGCGTCGGTCTCTCTGGCCGGGTCGAGAGTCCGAGCAATGGTAGCATTCAGAGGAACGATTTCCGCAGAGCCCAGGTCCAGAAGCCGAAAGCTGAAGTCGCCGGTTTCGTCCCGCATGCCCTTGACCTGGAGTTGGTAGGCGCCCGGGGGCAGGTTTAACGGGGGGATTCCCTGAGCGGCATCCGAAGAAGCGAAGCCCCGTTCGTTGATGATCCTGCCCGAAGGACCGTCCAAGGACCATACCACCCCAGCATTCGGGATGATGGCATCGAACGAGACCGAGGTTCGGTTGATCAGGCTGAAGGTGTATAGGTGGGTTTGCCCTGGCAAGGTGACCGTCCCTTGCACGAGAGTGTTCAGTGCCAGGGAGTGGACTTCGTCCTGGGGGGTGACGAGACTAAACGTGTAGTTGCCGATCGTGGCTTCGGAGTGATAGCCATCGATGACCACTGTATAGGTGCCTCCGGCGGTGAGCACTCGAGGGCCCACGTCGGCCAAGCCTTGGGAAAAGACCGCATTTCCAACCGAGTCCACGCATCGCCAGTAGGCGTTGGGCATACCCGAGTTGTTCACCGAGTTGAAGAAAATGCGAGTACCTGGCGGGGTGGTGAACCGAAAAGCGTCGACTTCGTTGGCTGGATTCAGCGTTCCCGAAATGGGGGTGTTCAGGCCGACTTGCTGGGCAGCGGAAAGGTCAACCAGTCGAAAGCCGTAGCCGCCCGTGGTGTCCCCGGTTGCCGTCACAGTTAGGGTGTAGTCACCCGCGGGCGCAAACCTGATATGCCCGGGACTAAAGCCATCAATGCTGGCCAATGGCACGTTGTTCACCAGGCGCCCGGAGGGCCCTTCAAGCAGCACTCGCAGAGGAGAATTGGTCCGGGAATCCACCGCGATGATTCGATCAGTGGGAACGGTGAAGAGGTAGCGCTTCGTTTGCCCGGGCGATTCGATCTGGTCGGACACGACGTCGCCCAATGCGATGGTTTCGAGCCCGTCCTGGATCGGCACCAGGTCGATGCGGAAGGCGTTGGCGGCTCCATCTTCGGCGTAATAGCCGTCGACGACGAGTGAGTACGTGCCGGTCAGCTTCAGATTCAAAGGTCCGCGGTCTCCCCCTCGAAGGTTGGATTGTTCCAGGAAATTATTTTGCGGATCGTAGAGTCGCCAGGTCGCATTTGGAGGGTTGTTGGTGGTGGATACATCGACGAAGAGACGCGAGCCCGCGCTGGCCGCGAAGCGATAGATTCGGCTTTCCTGCAAGGGAGTCAGGTTCCCGAGGATCGGTGTGCCGGGAACGACGGTGGAACCAGAGCTCTCGGTGAGTAGTCGGAGTCGATAGGGGGAGGTGCCGGCACTCGTCCGGCGCACGTAGAAATGGTAATCCCCGGCCGGCAGCAGCAGCAACGGGACCCCCGCATGGCTCTCGCTGTTATTCAGCGTGGAGTGGTTCACTGCCACTCCGCTCGGGCCTTCCATCCAGAGTTGAACGTTGGCGCTGTTGGTGAGCGAGTCCACTAGGACCCGGGTCTCCTCGGCTAGCGTGAAATGGTAAGAGTTGGTGGAAGCGTTGACCAACTCCCCGGCGATCACTTGGTTCAGAGTGTAGGGGGTTCCGGGGAGCGGGGGGGGCGGCGTGTTTCCGAGGAACTCGGGTAGAAAAGAATATCGCATCGCCTCCTGATTGGAGACATACCCCTCGACTAGGACGGTGTATTCGCCGCTCACACCCAGGGTTAACGGTGGTTCCGTGGCGAAGCCGCGACTGAACGTTTCCCTGTTGTAGGGATCGATCAGCCGCCACCAGATATTGCCAGGCGTGGAGACAAAGAGGCGCCTGAAGGAGAATTGGTCTCCGGCGTTGGCCGTGAACCGATAGAGGTGGGAGTCGTTGCCCAGGCTGAGCGTGTTGGAGACCACGGTGTCCGGAGTGAGCAGGCGGGCTGACTCCAGATTGACGAAACGAAACTGATATCCATTGGTGCTGGCGTTGAGTCCGTCCAAGTCGAGCCGGTAGAATCCAGGCTCCAGCGACACGATGGCTCCACTCCCGGCATCGGACTGGTTGAAAGGACGGGAATCCACATGGACCCGTGTGGGCCCCTCCAGCGTCCACCGGACATTGGACTCGTTGGTAAGGGCATCGAAGTAAAACCGGCTGCGGGCGGAGAGGCTGAAGGTATAGCGGTCCACCTCGCCGGGAATCCCGATGGTGCCGCTCACAATATTGGTCGAGCTGACTTGCGCCGGTGCCTCGGCAGTCGGGTGAAGCAACCAGAGGATGGCTAACGGAAGCACTCGAGGACTGAACCGACGAAGTAACGAGGATACGACACACATACGCAAATCGGAATTCATGATTGAGCCAGTGTTAAGGGTGCGACGCAGCCGCGCTTGGAGCAAGAAAAAACCCATCCTCGCTGTTTACGAAAATGGCTGAGCACTTCTTTCATTCGGCGTTTAGATTTCTTGCCCTGCCCTGTTGGCTCACGGTGGCCGCACCTTCAACTCCTTGGCAGTGTGGCATGGGCGCTATTAAACCACGGTTAATCGAATCTGAAATCGATTTCAGGTAGGAGGTGACGTGCCGTTTTGACACAACGAATCCTCCTAGTCCTTTCGATTCCAGTGGACGGCAAGAAATGATGAATCTATTGAAAGGGGAATGCGCATTTCTTTCATTCTCTCCCTGGGGCTTCTGGTGGTCGGTTGGGTGTTGGGTTTGACCGCTCCGACCCGACTTGCGGCTGCTTCGAGCGTGGAAATTCCGGCCAGTGACGACGGGTTGCCGGGCGCTGGACCCATTCGGCGCTATGATTGGTTCAAGGAGTTGTGGAGGGCTCGTCGGACGGAGTGGGCCAGGCGGGTGGAGCAGGATCGTGGGGCGGTGGTGTTCTTGGGTGACTCGATCACCCAGGGTTGGGGCGATGCCATGGGCGGGGCGTTTCCGGGGTTGAAGGTTGCGAACCGAGGAATCAGCGGTGACACGACGCGCGGCCTTTTGATTCGGCTGAAGGAGGATGTGCTGGATCTTCATCCGCGGGCGGTGGTTCTGCTCATCGGAACCAATGACCTCGAAGAAAAGGCGACCCCGGAGACGATCGCGGGGAACGTTAAACTGATTTTGGCGGCGCTGGCGCAGCACGATGCATCCCTGCCGGTTCTGGTTTGTCAGGTTTTTCCGAGCTCGGCTGAAAAGAGCCGGCCGGCGGATCAGATCAAGAAGCTAAACCAGCTCTACGCTGCCGCCATCAAGGGTAACGGTCGATTCCAGATGGTGGAGACCTGGCCTTTGTTTGCCAATGCGCAGGGGGATGCCAAGGTGGAGGAGTTTCCGGACCTGCTGCATCCCAACGAGGTGGGATATCGGAAATGGGGGAATGCGCTGACACCGTTGCTCTCAACCCTGGAGCTTATCGAGACCGCTTCTGAGCCCTTCGTGGCGGAGCCTGGATTTGAGAGTTTGTTCAACGGCAAGGATCTCACGGGATGGGGGTATCGGACGACCTCTGCTGGTGATCGCAAGGCGCGCGAGGGTTGGCAAAAGAGTGATCCGAACGCTCCGCCCTGGCCGGTCATTGAGGCGCCGGTTGCTTTTCCTGGAATGCAGGCCAGCTCCGATGGTCGTTTCCAGGCGATTGGCGGTCGGCTCGTGGTGACCGCACCGCCGGAGGGACGGAAGATCCAGCAGCTTTATACCACTCGCGAATTTTCGCAGAACTTCATCCTGAAGTTGGAGTTCCGGGCGGCGGCCAACGCCGACAGTGGTGTGTTCTTAAGAGGAAATCAGCTGCAATGCCGCGACTATCCGTTGGCTGGGCCCTACAAGCAGCTGAAACAGTTCCGTCACCTGGATTGGAACCAGATGGTGGTGGCCGTCACCAATGGGGTGGCGTATGCCACCTGTAACGGGGAGGTTCTCGAGAGCGCCATGAAACTCCCATTGACTGGACCGATTGGGGTGGAGGGCGACAAGGGACAGCTGGAGTATCGTCGGATTCAGATCCGGGAGCTGGGGAATCCGAGGTGATGGAGTGTGGGCCAGGCCGGCCCAGGGGGCGGGGAAGGTCCTAGGACGGACGTCTCTACACTGTAGCGTGGGCCGTGTCGGCCCATGGGGGGCATCTCCGTCCTGGACTGGAGGCGGTTTTCTCACGCACTCTCATGCCCATGAAGACTTGGCTCATCTCCACCGGACTGTCCCTGGCTCTGACATTTTCCGCATCGGGAGCCGGAGTTCCCGACAACTTGGTGGTGGAAGGTGTTCCATCATTTCCGGATGAGCTGAGATCCTCCGTCTCCCGCTACTTGGAGTTTAGGACCGCGGCGTTCTACAGTTGGCATCCGCAGGAACGTTCCATGCTGATCGGCACCCGCTTCGCCGAAACGCCGCAACTTCATTGGGTAGGGGCACCCGGGGCGGCACGCCGGCAGCTCACATTCTCCACCGAGCCCGTCCGCGGAGGGGCTTTTCGTCCCAAAACTGGGGACTGTATTCTTTACACTCAGGATTCGGGCGGCGGTGAGTTCTTTCAGCTCTACCGCTACGATGTCAAAGAAGGCCGAACCACGCTCCTCTCCGACGGCAAGTCGCGTTATACCGGGGCGATGTGGTCTCATACCGGGCGCTGGATCGCCTACAGCTCCACCCAGCGCAACGGCAAGGACACCGATCTCTATGTGATGAATCCTGATGATCCCAAGTCCGCCCGCCGTGTTCTAGAGGTCACGGGAGGGGGATGGGGCATCGAGGACTGGTCATGGGATGATGCCGAGCTGTTGGTGAGCGAGCGGGTGTCGATCAACGAGAGCTGGCTGTATCGGTTGGATCTCAAATCAGGCGTCAAGACGGCGCTGGCATCGTCGCGTGAAAAGCCTCAAGCCTACGGTACCGCACTGTTCAGCCTCGACTCCCAATCGATCTACTGGACCACCGACGGGAGTTCGGAGTTTCAGCAGCTGTACCGGGTGGACCTCGGGACGCAGAAGGCGACCCTTCTCTCCGGAGGGATTCCCTGGGACGTGGAAGACGTCGCGCTCTCGCCGGATGGCCGGCGGGTAGCCTTGGTTGCGAATGAGCGAGGGAGCAGCGTGCTCTATCTGGTCGATGCGCGCACGGGGCGTGTCCTTCAGCAGCCGCGCATTCCCAAGGGTGTGATGGGTGGGCTTCGCTGGCATGAAAACGGACGCGACCTCGGGTTTACCCTCTCGTCCGCGCAGGCTCCCAGCGATGCCTACTCCCTCGATGTCCGGTCGGGCAAATTGACCCGTTGGACGGAGAGCGAGACCGGGGGATTGGACGCCGCTCGATTCTCGGAGCCGGAGTTGGTGGAGTTGAAGAGTTTCGATGGATTGACCATTTCTGGGTTTCTGTATCGCCCGGATTCCCAGCGTTTTCCGGGACGACGGCCGGTGGTGGTCAATATTCACGGAGGTCCGGAATCGCAATCTCGCCCCAGCTTTTTGGGTCGATTGAACTACCTGATGGACGAATTGGGCGTGGCGTTGTTGGTGCCCAACGTGCGGGGATCGAGCGGGTACGGCAAAACCTTCCTTACTTTGGACAATGGTTTTAAGCGGGAGGACAGCGTCAAGGACATCGGCGCGTTCCTGGGCTGGATTCGCCAGGACGGACGGTTGGATGGAGATCGGATCGCGGTCATGGGCGGGAGCTACGGCGGTTACATGGTGTTGGCCTCCATGATCCATTTCAACGACCAGCTGCGGTGTGGCATCGACATTGTTGGGATCTCGAACTTCCTGACGTTTCTCAAAAACACCCAGGACTATCGGCGCGATCTGCGTCGGGTCGAATACGGGGATGAGCGGGACCCGAAGATGGCGGAATTCATGGCGCGGATATCCCCGACCGCTCAGGTTTCCCAATTGCGTAAGCCACTTTTTGTGGTGCAGGGCAAAAACGATCCTCGAGTGCCATTGACGGAGGCCGAGCAAATGGTGAAGGCCATTCGGGATCAGGGGGGGATGGTGTGGTATCTGATGGCCAAGGATGAGGGGCACGGGTTTGCCAAGAAGAAGAACGCGGACTTTCAATGGTTGAGCAGTGTGCTGTTTTTTCGCGAGCACCTGATAAAATAGCGCGGGACTTTCTCACTTTCCCATTGCGTGTTCCGATCCACTCGATACTTTCAACCGCATTACCATACGAACACCGTCATCTATGAGCACGACAGCTAATAATTTCCCGAAACTGCACA
This genomic interval from Verrucomicrobiales bacterium contains the following:
- a CDS encoding S9 family peptidase is translated as MKTWLISTGLSLALTFSASGAGVPDNLVVEGVPSFPDELRSSVSRYLEFRTAAFYSWHPQERSMLIGTRFAETPQLHWVGAPGAARRQLTFSTEPVRGGAFRPKTGDCILYTQDSGGGEFFQLYRYDVKEGRTTLLSDGKSRYTGAMWSHTGRWIAYSSTQRNGKDTDLYVMNPDDPKSARRVLEVTGGGWGIEDWSWDDAELLVSERVSINESWLYRLDLKSGVKTALASSREKPQAYGTALFSLDSQSIYWTTDGSSEFQQLYRVDLGTQKATLLSGGIPWDVEDVALSPDGRRVALVANERGSSVLYLVDARTGRVLQQPRIPKGVMGGLRWHENGRDLGFTLSSAQAPSDAYSLDVRSGKLTRWTESETGGLDAARFSEPELVELKSFDGLTISGFLYRPDSQRFPGRRPVVVNIHGGPESQSRPSFLGRLNYLMDELGVALLVPNVRGSSGYGKTFLTLDNGFKREDSVKDIGAFLGWIRQDGRLDGDRIAVMGGSYGGYMVLASMIHFNDQLRCGIDIVGISNFLTFLKNTQDYRRDLRRVEYGDERDPKMAEFMARISPTAQVSQLRKPLFVVQGKNDPRVPLTEAEQMVKAIRDQGGMVWYLMAKDEGHGFAKKKNADFQWLSSVLFFREHLIK
- a CDS encoding DUF1080 domain-containing protein, which translates into the protein MVETWPLFANAQGDAKVEEFPDLLHPNEVGYRKWGNALTPLLSTLELIETASEPFVAEPGFESLFNGKDLTGWGYRTTSAGDRKAREGWQKSDPNAPPWPVIEAPVAFPGMQASSDGRFQAIGGRLVVTAPPEGRKIQQLYTTREFSQNFILKLEFRAAANADSGVFLRGNQLQCRDYPLAGPYKQLKQFRHLDWNQMVVAVTNGVAYATCNGEVLESAMKLPLTGPIGVEGDKGQLEYRRIQIRELGNPR